The stretch of DNA ATGAGTTCCGCCGTTCGGCCTACGTGGAGTCGGACATCGACACCATCGGCATGATGCGCGAGCTGGCGCAGGAAGGCCGGCTGGACGCGACGCTGAACTAGTCGTTCAACTTAGTCCAGCGCGGCGCGGCCCCACACCTGCGCCATGCGCAGCGGCGGGGCATCCAGCGCCGCCACCTGGGCGTTGGTCAATACTTCCCTGATGGTATGCAGTTCGTTGCGCGTATCGCGCTGGAGAAACACCTCCAGCGGCGCGCCGCGCGGACCGAGCACCGACTCCACATGCGGCGTGGTCGATTGCAGACCGCGCCGCGCCACCACGCCGGTCTCGCCGTTAATCAGCCGCACATAGGTGCCGATCGGATAAATGCCCAGTTCGCGTATCACCAGCGACACCAGGTTGGTGTCCAGCGTGGTGCGCGCTTCCAGCAGCATGTCGCGCAAGGCGCCGTTGGCCGTCATCACCGGACGGTAGCTGCGCTCGGACACGCGGGCGCAATAACGGTCGGCCAGCGCCACCAGCTTGGACAACAGCGGAATCTGCGCGCCGACCTTGCCGTGCGGATAGCCCGTGCCGTCTTCATTTTCGTGATGGTGCAGCACGCAGTCCAGCCAGGCTTCATCGTTGACGCCGGCGGCGCGCAGCAGCTGCACGCTCAGCGCCGGATGGGCCAGCATGCGGGCACGGTCGGCCTCATCCAGCACGGCGCTGCTGTCATGCCAGCGCTGGTGATGCTCCAGCATGCCTGTATTCATGGTCAGCGCGGCCAGCGTGACCGTCATGACATCGTTGCGTGAACGCTGGCGGGCGCGCGCCAGCAAGACCGCAATCACCGCCGTGTTGACGCTGTGGCGCGCCGCATACGACGCCGCCTGCTGGTTGTGCAGCACGGCGGCGGTGGCGATATCAACGTTCAGCTCGACGGCGCCATGCACCAGCGCGGCGATATCGTCCAGCCTGCGGCGGAAATCGGCCGGCGCCCGGCCCTGCGACGCGGCTTGCAGCAGCGCGTGCAATTCCAGGCAGGCTGCGTTGAGTTTGCGCAGCACGGAAGGCGGTTCGGAAGCGGCTTCCGGCGGCACGCCATCCTCAAAAACGCCACGCTCCACCAGATACGCGATCTGGTTGGCACTGGCGATCATATGTCCTTTGCGAACCAGCAAAGCGCCATTTTCACCGTAGACGTCCCACGGCAGCAGCATGCCCAGTTTCAAATCGGCCGCTGTGACTTTGCGTATGTTCATTGCATGATAAAGATGCTATCGACGCAACAGCATACGGCTTTTCAGACGCCAGTGTGTAAAATTTTTGTATCTTTGATTTAACAATAACAATCACGGCCCTGGTGTGCAGTCGACGCAAGGACAATCATGCACAGGAGCATTTTTCAGGTGGTGCGCCAGGTCGCGCAAGGCGGTGCGCACGCCTTCCTCCACCACCGGATGGTAGAACGGCATGTCCAGCATGGCGTCCACCGTCAGCCCGGCCTGCACCGCCCACGCCAGCAGATGGCCGATGTTTTCCGCGCGCGGACCGATCATCTCGGCGCCGAGGAAGCGGCCGCTCTGGTATTCCGCATACACGCGCAGCATGCCCTTGTTTTGCAACATCACGCGGCTGCGGCCCTGGTTCTCGAACGACACCTTGCCGACGGCAAAGCGGCCGGGATGCGTGATGCACAGCTGGCTATACCTGGCGCCCATGGTGGCGATCTGCGGCTCGGTGAACGAAATCGCCAGCGGCGTGCGGCGCAGGCCGGGTTGGACGTCCGGATAGCGCGCCGCGTTTTCGCCGGCGATGCGGCCATGGTCGGCCGCTTCCGGCAGCTGCGGCCGGTCGTTGTTGGCGTCGCCGGCGATGAAGATGGCGCTGTCGCCGCATTGCATCGTTTGTGGATTAAACAGGGGTATGCCGTGATGGTCGCGCTGCAAGCCGGTGTTCTCCAGTCCCAGCTGATGCACATTCGGCCGGCGGCCGACGGCCGACAGCAGGTAGTCGAAATGCTCGGTCTGCTGATCGCCATTGGTATCTTCGCTAGTGATCGCCAGGCCGTCGCCATGCGGCTCCACCTTGACCACGCGCGTCTTGAAGCGCACGTCCAGCTCGTCGAGCATGGCGCTACGGGCGACGTCCAGCACTGCCGGGTCGCTCAGTTGGGCGACACTGCCGCCGCGGCCGAAGATGGTCACGCGCACGCCGAGGCGATGCAGCGACTGCCCCAGCTCCAGTCCGATCACGCCAGTGCCGGCCACCGCCACCGATGCCGGCAGGTCTTCCCAGTCGAACACGGCGTCGCTATGGATCACGCGCGGGCCAGCCGCGCGCCACTCGTCCGGCACGATGGGAGTGGAGCCGGTGGCGATGACGAAACGTTCCGCCTCCACCAGCGTGTGGTCGTCGATTTGCAGCTGGGTCGGGCTGAGGAAGCGGGCGTGGCCGTGCAGCTTGTCTTCGGCCGGGTAAGCGTCCACGCTCTCGACCACGAAGCCGACAAAGCGGTCGCGTTCGCTGCGCACGCGCGCCATCACCGCCTTGCCGTCGATGCTCACCTCGCCGGCATGCACGCCGAAATCGGCGGCGGCATGCAGCATGTGGGCCGCATCGGCAGCCGAAATCAGCAGCTTGCTGGGCATGCAGCCGACCCGCGCGCACGTTGTGCCATAGACGTTGCTTTCGATCAACAGCGCCTGCTTGCCGCCAGCCTTGGCGGCGCGATAGCCGGTCATGCCGGCCGTGCCTGCGCCGATGACGGCGACTTCAGTGCGTAAGGTTTTCATATGCCACAAGTCTACTCCCAACTGCCAATCGTGTTTTACTTCAAAGCAAAACAGTATTAGTATGGCTTATCGTTTTCAAATTTTATAAGCTTGACTTATGGACAATCTGGACTATCGGGCGCTGGCCGTGCTGGATGCGGTGGTCAGCCAGGGCAGCTTTGAGAAGGCCGCGCTGGCGCTCGGCATCAGCCAATCGGCCGTGTCCCAGCGCATCAAGGCGCTGGAGGATGCTGCTGGCCGCCTGCTGATCGTGCGCGGGCAGCCGGCCGTGCCGACCGGACTGGGCCAGCGGCTGGTGTCCCATCACCGCAACGTCAAGCTGATGGAAGCGTCGCTGGATATCGACCTGGGCAACCAGGTCAGCATGCCGGAAATCGCGCTGGCGGTGGACGCGGCCAGCCTGGCGACATGGTTCCCGCTGAGTTTGCAGCCGCTGCTGTCGCCGCCGCGCTGCCAACTGAATGTGCAGGTGGCAACGCCGGAACTGGCGCTGCATCTGGTGCGCGAAGGCAGCGTATTCGGCTGCGTCGCGGCCGGCGCGGCCGAGCCGCAGGCCAACGGCCCGCAAGTGACGCCGCTGGGCACCATGCGCTATGTCTGCGTGGCCACCAAGGCGTTTGCCAATCACTGGTTCGGCGACGGGTTTATCACCGATGCGGTGCAGCTGGCGCCAGCGGTGGTGTGCGACCGCGACATGATGGGCGGCTTCCTGCAGCAGGTGCTGGAGTGGCGCGGCGCGTATCCGCATCACACGCTGCCGCTGTCGGCGGCCAGCACCGAATGTGTGTTCGGCGGCCTGGCGTATGGCCTGCTGCCGCTGCAACAGGTGTCGGCGGCGCTGGCCGACGAGCGGCTGGTCGATCTGGCGCCCGGCCAGGTGGTCGACGTACCGCTGCACTGGCACGCGTGGAACCTGGACACGCCCTTCACCCGCGCGCTGTCCGAACAGATCGTGGCAACCGCCCGGCGCTATCTGCTTTAGCGTCGCGCCGGCGAAAGCCGGCGCCCATACTGAGCGTGCGTTCCATGGACACCGGCGTCCGCCGGTGCGACGTCAAATATCCAGCGGGTCGACTTCCAGCGACCACTTCACGCGGCTTTTCATCTCGCGCAGGGTCAGCATCCACTCTTTGAGGAAGGCTTGCAGCGCCGGCCGTGACGGCGACTCGACCAGCAACTGCGCGCGGTCCACGTTGTGCACCCGCGTCATGGTCATCGGAATCGGATCGTTGATGGTGATACCCGGATGCTGCATGCAATCGCGCGCCATGGTCAGGAACTCGATCGCCGTGGCCAGTTCGCGCGCCTCGGCCCGCAGCAGCGCCTGAAACAGATACGGCGGCAACGCCGCCTGCTCGCGCTCCTCCAGCAAGGCCGAGGCGAAGTGGTCGTAATCGTGGTGCACCACCGCGCCGTACAACGGATGCTGCGGATAACGGGTCTGGATCAGCACCTCGCTCGGAATGCCAGCCCGTCCGGCGCGGCCGGATACCTGCATCAGCTGCGCAAACAGCCGTTCACTGGCGCGGTAGTCCTGCGAAAACAGTGCCGTATCCGGATTCATGATGCCCACCAGCGTCAGGCGCTTGAAGTCATGCCCCTTGGCGACCATCTGCGTGCCGACCAGGATATCCACCTCGCCGCGATGCACGGTATCGAAGGCTTCCTGCGCGCTGCCCTTCTTGCGGGTGGAATCGGCGTCGATGCGCAGGATGCGCGCATCGGGGAACAGCGCCTGCAAACCCTCCTCCACGCGCTGCGTGCCGCGTCCCAGCGGCTGGATGTCGATATTGCCGCAGGTCGGGCAATGGCGCGGAATGCGCAGCTCCAGGCTGCAATGGTGGCAGCGCAGGCGATGCTCGGGACGATGCAGCACCATGAACGAGGTGCAGCGCGTGCATTCGCTGATCCAGCCGCACGATTCGCAGCAGATCACCGGCGCATAGCCACGGCGGTTGAGGAACAGCAGCGACTGCTCGCCGCGCTCAAGCCGCTGCCTGATGGCCGCCACCAGGTGCGAAGTCAGGCCGTCGTTCGGCTTGTCGCGCTCCATGTCGATCAGCTTGACGGTCGGCAGCACGGCATTCTGCACCGCCCGTTCGCGCAGCTCCAGCTTGCGATAGCGGCCGGACTGCGCGTGGTGCCAGCTTTCCAGCGATGGCGTGGCCGAACCCAGCACAATCGGGATCTGCAACTGCCAGGCCCTCCATACGGCCAGGTCGCGCGCCGAATAGCGCAAGCCTTCCTGCTGCTTATATGACGGATCGTGTTCCTCGTCGATGACGATCAGCTTCAGGTGCGGCAGCGACGACAAAATCGCCAGCCGCGTGCCCAGCACGATGCGCGCCTTGCCTTGGTGCGCCGCCAGCCAGTGCAGCATGCGTTCGCCCTCGGACAGGCTGCTGTGCAGCGTGGCCAGCATCACGCCGGGGAAGCGCGCGCGGATATTGCCTTCCAGCTGGGGCGTCAGGTTGATTTCGGGCACCAGGATCAGGATCTGGCCGTCCGGCTCGCGTGCCAGCACTTGCGCGCAGGCTTGCAGGTAGACCTCGGTCTTGCCGCTGCCGGTCACGCCGTACAGCAGGGTCGGCTTGAAGCCCTGGGCGCCACCGATGGCGTCGGCGGCGAGCTGCTGCTGCGGATTGAGCACCGGCATGTTGGACGGCGTGGGATCGTGTGGGGTCTCCAGCTTGGCCAGCTTCTTCAACGCCCGGTCCAGCGCCACCGTGGTCAGCACGCGCAGGTTCTTGGGCAGGCCGGGCAGCGCGACCTCGCCCAGCGGCCGCTGGTAATAATCGGCGGCAAAGCCGGCCAGCGCCAGCCATTGGGCCGACAACGGCGCCAGCTGGGTGCGCACGGCCAGCGCATCCTTCAACTTTTCCACAGGCACATCGGTCTCATCGACCACACCGACGATCAGGCCCACCACCTCGCGCCGCGCGAAGGACACCAGCGCCAGCTGACCCACCTGGGGCCGCTCGGCCGGATCGCACTGCCAGCGGTAGTCAAACACCGCGTTGAGCGGCGTATCAATAGCGATTTGCAGGTAGCAAGGGCGTGGATTATTCATGCTGCACCTTGCAAAAATATCGATGCTGTATGTATCCACAGTTTCTGTGGATAACTTTGTGGACAATGGAATCTTAATCCCCGGAAAGCACTGACATTCAAGTTGGCATCTTCCAAAACCGGGTAAAAAATCAAAATTTTATCTCTTTAAAATCAATGACTTGGAAAATGCTTCCTAGGGAGCAGAAATTCGCCGTCGGAAACGGCCAGCTGTGCATAAGTGAAGTATTTAGGAGCTTTTTTTCGGGGAAATCAAGCACTTTTTTGCACCGTTTCGGCACTTCGCAGTGCACCAATCCGCCAAATTTTATCCTTATGCTCACACCAAGCTTTGCGGCTTGATAACAAGCTTGGCAAGGGTGTCATTTTTGCCTAAAAATCGTGCAACGCAACATGAATCTCAGGTCAAACAGCAATATTATGGCTAAGTCACGGTTTACTAAGTCATTTTATTTCTTGTCCACAGTTTTTGTGGATAACTTTGTGGAAAATGAAGAAATAAACTACTTGAAGCTTAGCCACAGTGTTTACGGCTTGCTAAACATTGCCGTCTGCACCACAAATTTTATCGCTTTAAATCAATGAGTTAACTCATCATCAAGGGCTAGCCAAAAAGCACTGCCTATTATTTCCGCAGCAAAAAAAATTGTGCATAAGTCGGTCTAGTCAGAGCGCGCGCGCAGAATAAAAAAGGGCACGTTTCTTTCGAAACGTGCCCCTCTACACGATCGAAATCAAGCCGAGCGTTGGGCCTTGCTATAGGTGTGTACCGCTTCCACCATGGCCGCCACGCTTTCCGGCGGCGTGAACTGCGAAATGCCGTGGCCCAGGTTGAACACGTGGCCGCTGCCGCTAACGCCCGGCGGACCGAAAGCGTCCAGCACCTTGTGGACTTCAGCGGTAATCTGGTCCGGGCTGGCGAACAGGATGGCCGGGTCCAGATTGCCTTGCAGCGCGACCTTGTGGCCGACCTTGTGGCGCGCCTGGGTCAGGTTGGCGGTCCAGTCCAGGCCCAGCGCGTCGGCGCCGATGTCGGCGATTTCCTCGATCCAGTGACCGCCGCCCTTGGTGAACACGATGGCCGGAATCTTGACGCCATCCTTTTCACGCTTCAGCAGCGCCACCACCTGGCGCATGTATTTGAGCGAGAACTCCTGATAGGCACCATCGGCCAGCGCGCCGCCCCACGAGTCGAAGATCATCACAGCTTGCGCGCCGGCGTCGATCTGGGCGTTCAGGTACTCGGCCACCGCCTTGGCGTTGGTATCGAGGATAAAGCGCATCAGGTCCGGGCGGTTGTACAGCATCTTCTTGATGTTGTGGAACTCGCGCGAGCCTTCGCCCTCCACCATATAGCAGGCCAGCGTCCACGGACTGCCGGAGAAGCCGATCAGCGGCACGCGGCCATTCAGCTCGGTGCGGATCTGGGTCACAGCCTTGAAGACATAGTCCAGCGAACCCGGTTCCGGCTGGCGCAGGGCCAGGACATCGGCCTCGGTTTTCAGCGGACGCTCGAATTTCGGGCCCTCGCCTTCGACGAAATGCAGGCCCAGGCCCATCGCATCCGGCACCGTCAGGATGTCGGAGAACAGGATGGCGGCGTCCAGCGGGAAGCGGTCCAGCGGCTGGATCGTCACCTCGGTGGCGTAATCGGGATTGGTGGCCAGGCCCATAAAGGAACCGGCCTTGGCACGGGTGGCGCGGTATTCCGGCAAATACCTTCCGGCCTGGCGCATCAGCCACACAGGGGTGTAGGTGGTGGGCTGGCGCAACAACGCGCGCAGGAAGGTGTCATTCTTGAGCGGAGCAAATTGTGGCATGGAAGGCAATAGAGAACAATCAAGCCGCTATTATCGCATCCCACGCCATTTTGCGAATTTTGCTCTATCATGCGGAGCACCGCGCACTGACCTTTTTGGAGCTTTTATGACATCGCCTGCTTCCCCGAACATTGCCGCCTTTGGCGCCTGGCCTTCGACCATCAGCGCTGCGCGTGTGGCGGCGGGGGCGACGCCGCTGTCGTCGCTAATGCTGGGCGGGGCCGATGGCAGTGATATCTTCTGGCTGGCCGGCCGCGCGGCGGAGGCCGGCCGCAACACGCTGCTGCGCTACCACGGCGCCACCAGCGAAGAATTGACGCTGGCGCCGTTCAATGTACGCTCGCGGGTGCATGAATATGGCGGCGGGGCGTATGCGGTAGAGGGCGAGACGGTGTACTTCTCGCACTTTAAGGATAACTGCGTCTATAGCGTTATTCCTGGCGACGCACCGGTGGCGGTAACGCAGGCCGGCAAGCAGCGCTTTGCCGATTTTGTGGTCGACCGCGCGCGCAATCGGCTGATCGGCGTGCGCGAGCTGCATGGCGACGATGAACATGCTCAGCCGACCAATACGATCTGCGCGATCGACATCGCCGGCGGCGTCGAGACTGTGCTGGTGCACGGTGCGGACTTTTATTCGTCGCCACGCCTGTCGCCTGACGGCCGTTCGCTGGTCTGGCTAAGCTGGGACCATCCGCGCATGCCGTGGCAAGGCACCACGCTATGGCTGGCCGATATCAACGCCGACGGCACGCTGGCCACGCCCAAACGCATCGCTGGCGGCGAAGAGGAATCCATCTGCCAGCCCGAATGGTCGCCCGACAATCTGCTGCACTTCGTCTCCGACCGCAGCGGATGGTGGAATCTGTACCGACTGTGCGCCGACCGCGTGCGCATCGAAGGCCTGTGCCCGATGGAAGCCGAATTCGCCTCCCCGCACTGGACCTTCGGTAACAGCATGTACGGCTTCCGCTCGGCCGGCGAAATCATTTGCACCTACATCGACAAGGGCGTGAGCCGCCTGGCGCGCCTGCTGCCGGGCAGCGGCAAGCTGGAAGCCATCGCCAATCCGTACGAGGAAATCCGCGAACTGCGCGTCGGTCCCGGCTACATCGCCATGCTGGCAGGCGGCCCGACCATCCCGATGGAACTGGCGCGCATCGACTTCACCGAGGAAGGCGTCGAAATCCTGGCACAGTCGATTGACGACCTGCCGGAGGAAGCCAACCTGTCCGTCCCGACCAGCATCAGCTATCCGAGCGCCAACGGCCGTACCGCCCACGCCTTCTACTACCCGCCGCGCAACCAGGACGTGCAGGCGCCTGCAGGCAGCAAGCCGCCGGTGATCGTCATCAGTCATGGCGGCCCGACCGGCATGACCGTCAATACGCTCAACCTGAAGACCCAGTTCTGGACCAGCCGTGGTTTCGGCGTGCTGGATGTGAACTACGGCGGCAGCACCGGCTTTGGCCGCGCCTACCGCGACCTGCTCAAGGGTCAGTGGGGCGTCGTCGACGTGGAAGACTGTGTGGCCGGCGCCCAGGCGCTGGTGGAGCGCGGCCTGGCGGACGGTGAACGCCTGATCATCCGTGGCGGCAGCGCCGGCGGCCTGACCACGCTGTGCGCGCTGACCTTCCACGACGTCTTCAAGGCCGGCGCCAGCTACTACGGCGTCTCCGACCTGAAAGGCCTGGATCAGGATTCGCACAAGTTCGAGTCGCATTACAATGAATACCTGATCGCGCCGAAAGCGCAGGCCGATGCGATCTACGCCCAACGCTCGCCGATCAACCACACCGACAAGCTGTCACGCCCGATGATCTTCTTCCAGGGCCTGGACGACAAGGTGGTGCCGCCGCAGCAATCGGAAATGATGGTCGACGCGCTGAAAAAGCGTGGCATCCCGGTCGAATACGTGCCGCTGGAAGGCGAAGGCCATGGCTTCCGCAAAGCCGAAAACATTATCCGCACGCTGGAAGCGGAGCTGGACTTCTATCAAAACATCTTTAAGCTGAATCACGCATGACCGATCCCAAGCTGCTCGTCGAATTCGATGCGCTGCCATTTAACGAAAAAGCCATCCTCGCCCTGCTCGCCCTGATCGGCGAGCCGACGGGACGCACCGCCATCCTCGATCACCTGAACCATGCGCGCATCGAGCAGGATAACGACGGCAATCTGTACACCGTAGCTACGCTGGACGACTCCATGTCGCGGCTGGAGCGGCTGGCTTTCATCAGCGTGGTGACGGGACGCGGCTTTATCTGCAATCCCAAGCTGCGCTGGCCGGCGATCCGCTCCGCCATCGGCACCCACGCGCTGGAAGACCTATGCGCCGCCTACGCGGAGCTGGTGCCGATGCGCCAGACCTGGAACAGCATGGAGCCGCGCAGCTACCGCGCCGGCATGGCGCGCCTGCGCATGGGCCTTCTGCGTGGCCACGGCCCGCAACAGGTCCAGCAGGTGCTGGCGTTCTGCTTGGGCAGCTACGAGGCGGCGCAGCTGCATCCGATCGTCGATATCTTCGGCCGCCCATTCGAGCCGGGCATGCTCGCGCTGGTCCACCCGCTGTTGCAAGACGATGTGCTGGCGGTTCTGCTGCAAAACGCCCAGCATGAACCGCCCACCGCGCCGGCCATCCGCGAATTCTGCGACATGCATATGCAGCGCCGTCACGGCGACGTCAACGCCGAACTGCGCATGGCGATGGCGGAAGACGCGCTGCTGTGCGGCCGCCTGGACGACGCCAAGCGCTATCTGGAACGCACGGTGGGGCCGCAAAGCCAGTACCTCGCCAGCGTGGTGGTGCTGCTGCGCGGCGCCGCCAGCGCCGCCATCATCGGCTTTGACGCCGCGCTGAAAGCCCTGCGCCGCGATACCGGCAAACGCAAGCAGCTGTTCACCGGCATGGGCGCGCAGCTGTACCTGTTGTCGGCACTGCGCAGCGCCGACGCCAAACACCTGAAGGCGGCCGAAGCCTACCTGGAAATCGCCGTCAAGCTGCCGAGAAATCACGACAGCGCGGTGCACCAGCAGATCGACATGCTGCGCCAGATCCGCGCCGGCGTCATGCAGGTGGACGCGGTGTCTGCGCTGCCGTGGGAACCGTCGCTGCAAACCCAGATGTTCCAGTACCTGCTGTACTTCTGGCTGTCGCTGCCGCAACTGCAGGAGCGCAAGGAGCAGTTGCAGGAAATGGTGAAGAACGCCGAACGCGCCGGTTATATGTTCATCGCCAGCCAGGGCGCCGCGCTGCTGGGCCAGATGGGCGACGCCGCGATGCAGACGCACGCGCAAGCCTTGCGTTCGCGCTTCGGCTTCCCGGACCTGAGCACCTGGTTCGAGCGGCAGGAAGGCTGGCAGCGCCAGCTCACCGCGCTGATCAACCTGCACCAGCCGACTGCCCCTGATGCGGCGGGCAGTTCACGCCTGGTCTGGTTGCTGACCTACGATCCGCGCCACGGCCTGACCGACATCGCGCCGGTGGAGCAGAAACGCGATGCACGCGGCCTGTGGAGCAAGGGCCGCGCCGTGGGCCTGAAGCGTCTGCGCTTCGAGTCCGAGCAGTTCGACTTTCTGACGCCGCAGGATATCCGCGCGGCGGAGGCCATTACGGTGGCGCATCGCGGCTACCAGTCCACTGGCCTGACTTACGAGATCGACCCGCAGCGTGCCGCGCCGATGCTGGTGAATCACCCGCTGTTGTACTGGTCCGACCTGCCGGACATGCGGGTGGAGATGCTGTCCGGCGAACCGGAGCTGCTGGTCAAGCGCAGCCCCGGCAACCTGGAATTGCGCTTGCAGCCACCGATCCCGGACGACAACTCCTCGGTGGTCATCACCCGCGAGACGCCAACGCGCCTGCGCGTGGTCAGCATCCTTGATGAGCACCGTAAGATCGCCTCCATCGTCGGCGATGCGCTCAACGTGCCGTCGCATGCGGAGCAGCAGGTGCTGTCGGCCATCAGCGCCATCTCGTCGCTGGTGACGGTGCAGTCGGACATCGGCGGCGCCGCGCCGGACATGGAGCAGATGGACGCGGACATGCGCCTGCATCTGCACCTGCTGCCCTACCAGCACGGCCTGAAGATGCAGATCCTGGTGCGCCCGCTGGTCAACGGCGCCTACTACAAGCCGGGCGACGGCGCCGACAGCGTACTCGCCGACATCGGCGGCAAGCCGGTACAAGCGCGCCGCCAGCTGATCGACGAACGCGATGCCGAGCGCGACCTGATCGCCAAATGTCCGGTGCTGGAATCGGCCGAGCAGGAACATGGCGAGTGGCTGCTGGGCCAACCGGCCCTGTGCCTGCAACTGCTGGTGGAATTGCAGGCGCTGGACCCGGCCAGCATCGTCATCGCCTGGCCGGAGGGCGAGAGCTTCCGCGTCACCAACAAGGTCGAGACCAAGCAACTGCGCCTGGCCATCAAGAGCAACAAGGACTGGTTTGCCGCCAGCGGCGAACTGCAGGTGGACGAGGGCAAGGTCATCGACCTGCGCACGCTGCTTGAGATGATGGAGAAGAGCCACGGCCGCTTCGTCGAATTGGGCGAAAACCGCTACCTGGCGCTGACCGAGGAACTGCATCGCCGCCTGCAGGAAGTATCGGCTTACGGCGAGCTTACCGCCGACGGCGTGCGCCTGCATCCGCTGGCGTCGTTCGCGCTGGAGGAACTGGCCGACGATGTCGGCGGGCTCAAAGCCGACAAGCTGTGGAAAGCGCATCTGTCGCGCATGCAGGAACAGACCATCTTCGAGCCGCAGCTGCCAAGTACCTTGCAGGCGGAATTACGCGACTATCAGCTGGAAGGCTACAACTGGCTGTCGCGCCTTGCCCATTGGGGCGTGGGCGCCTGCTTGGCCGACGATATGGGGCTTGGCAAAACGCTGCAGGCACTGGCGCTGATGCTGTCGCGCGCGCCGCAAGGCCCGACGCTGGTAATCGCGCCGACTTCTGTCTGCATGAACTGGATGAGCGAAGCCGCGCGCTTCGCGCCGACGCTGAACGTGCAATTGTTCGGCGCCGGCGATCGCGCGGAGCAGCT from Duganella dendranthematis encodes:
- a CDS encoding HD-GYP domain-containing protein produces the protein MNIRKVTAADLKLGMLLPWDVYGENGALLVRKGHMIASANQIAYLVERGVFEDGVPPEAASEPPSVLRKLNAACLELHALLQAASQGRAPADFRRRLDDIAALVHGAVELNVDIATAAVLHNQQAASYAARHSVNTAVIAVLLARARQRSRNDVMTVTLAALTMNTGMLEHHQRWHDSSAVLDEADRARMLAHPALSVQLLRAAGVNDEAWLDCVLHHHENEDGTGYPHGKVGAQIPLLSKLVALADRYCARVSERSYRPVMTANGALRDMLLEARTTLDTNLVSLVIRELGIYPIGTYVRLINGETGVVARRGLQSTTPHVESVLGPRGAPLEVFLQRDTRNELHTIREVLTNAQVAALDAPPLRMAQVWGRAALD
- a CDS encoding dihydrolipoyl dehydrogenase, translated to MKTLRTEVAVIGAGTAGMTGYRAAKAGGKQALLIESNVYGTTCARVGCMPSKLLISAADAAHMLHAAADFGVHAGEVSIDGKAVMARVRSERDRFVGFVVESVDAYPAEDKLHGHARFLSPTQLQIDDHTLVEAERFVIATGSTPIVPDEWRAAGPRVIHSDAVFDWEDLPASVAVAGTGVIGLELGQSLHRLGVRVTIFGRGGSVAQLSDPAVLDVARSAMLDELDVRFKTRVVKVEPHGDGLAITSEDTNGDQQTEHFDYLLSAVGRRPNVHQLGLENTGLQRDHHGIPLFNPQTMQCGDSAIFIAGDANNDRPQLPEAADHGRIAGENAARYPDVQPGLRRTPLAISFTEPQIATMGARYSQLCITHPGRFAVGKVSFENQGRSRVMLQNKGMLRVYAEYQSGRFLGAEMIGPRAENIGHLLAWAVQAGLTVDAMLDMPFYHPVVEEGVRTALRDLAHHLKNAPVHDCPCVDCTPGP
- a CDS encoding ArgP/LysG family DNA-binding transcriptional regulator gives rise to the protein MDNLDYRALAVLDAVVSQGSFEKAALALGISQSAVSQRIKALEDAAGRLLIVRGQPAVPTGLGQRLVSHHRNVKLMEASLDIDLGNQVSMPEIALAVDAASLATWFPLSLQPLLSPPRCQLNVQVATPELALHLVREGSVFGCVAAGAAEPQANGPQVTPLGTMRYVCVATKAFANHWFGDGFITDAVQLAPAVVCDRDMMGGFLQQVLEWRGAYPHHTLPLSAASTECVFGGLAYGLLPLQQVSAALADERLVDLAPGQVVDVPLHWHAWNLDTPFTRALSEQIVATARRYLL
- a CDS encoding primosomal protein N' produces the protein MNNPRPCYLQIAIDTPLNAVFDYRWQCDPAERPQVGQLALVSFARREVVGLIVGVVDETDVPVEKLKDALAVRTQLAPLSAQWLALAGFAADYYQRPLGEVALPGLPKNLRVLTTVALDRALKKLAKLETPHDPTPSNMPVLNPQQQLAADAIGGAQGFKPTLLYGVTGSGKTEVYLQACAQVLAREPDGQILILVPEINLTPQLEGNIRARFPGVMLATLHSSLSEGERMLHWLAAHQGKARIVLGTRLAILSSLPHLKLIVIDEEHDPSYKQQEGLRYSARDLAVWRAWQLQIPIVLGSATPSLESWHHAQSGRYRKLELRERAVQNAVLPTVKLIDMERDKPNDGLTSHLVAAIRQRLERGEQSLLFLNRRGYAPVICCESCGWISECTRCTSFMVLHRPEHRLRCHHCSLELRIPRHCPTCGNIDIQPLGRGTQRVEEGLQALFPDARILRIDADSTRKKGSAQEAFDTVHRGEVDILVGTQMVAKGHDFKRLTLVGIMNPDTALFSQDYRASERLFAQLMQVSGRAGRAGIPSEVLIQTRYPQHPLYGAVVHHDYDHFASALLEEREQAALPPYLFQALLRAEARELATAIEFLTMARDCMQHPGITINDPIPMTMTRVHNVDRAQLLVESPSRPALQAFLKEWMLTLREMKSRVKWSLEVDPLDI
- the hemE gene encoding uroporphyrinogen decarboxylase → MPQFAPLKNDTFLRALLRQPTTYTPVWLMRQAGRYLPEYRATRAKAGSFMGLATNPDYATEVTIQPLDRFPLDAAILFSDILTVPDAMGLGLHFVEGEGPKFERPLKTEADVLALRQPEPGSLDYVFKAVTQIRTELNGRVPLIGFSGSPWTLACYMVEGEGSREFHNIKKMLYNRPDLMRFILDTNAKAVAEYLNAQIDAGAQAVMIFDSWGGALADGAYQEFSLKYMRQVVALLKREKDGVKIPAIVFTKGGGHWIEEIADIGADALGLDWTANLTQARHKVGHKVALQGNLDPAILFASPDQITAEVHKVLDAFGPPGVSGSGHVFNLGHGISQFTPPESVAAMVEAVHTYSKAQRSA
- a CDS encoding S9 family peptidase, translated to MTSPASPNIAAFGAWPSTISAARVAAGATPLSSLMLGGADGSDIFWLAGRAAEAGRNTLLRYHGATSEELTLAPFNVRSRVHEYGGGAYAVEGETVYFSHFKDNCVYSVIPGDAPVAVTQAGKQRFADFVVDRARNRLIGVRELHGDDEHAQPTNTICAIDIAGGVETVLVHGADFYSSPRLSPDGRSLVWLSWDHPRMPWQGTTLWLADINADGTLATPKRIAGGEEESICQPEWSPDNLLHFVSDRSGWWNLYRLCADRVRIEGLCPMEAEFASPHWTFGNSMYGFRSAGEIICTYIDKGVSRLARLLPGSGKLEAIANPYEEIRELRVGPGYIAMLAGGPTIPMELARIDFTEEGVEILAQSIDDLPEEANLSVPTSISYPSANGRTAHAFYYPPRNQDVQAPAGSKPPVIVISHGGPTGMTVNTLNLKTQFWTSRGFGVLDVNYGGSTGFGRAYRDLLKGQWGVVDVEDCVAGAQALVERGLADGERLIIRGGSAGGLTTLCALTFHDVFKAGASYYGVSDLKGLDQDSHKFESHYNEYLIAPKAQADAIYAQRSPINHTDKLSRPMIFFQGLDDKVVPPQQSEMMVDALKKRGIPVEYVPLEGEGHGFRKAENIIRTLEAELDFYQNIFKLNHA